Proteins encoded together in one Anoxybacillus flavithermus window:
- a CDS encoding IS1380 family transposase, whose product MKDFPIRFVLTDEAITPSAGLALVGYLLHQTKLDKRVNALRLPTVRRDVHISHSDVIRSMIGLLATGKTDFDHIEAYRQDDIFSTSMGIRHVPSSPTLRQRLDQLACLPMTEAIIWEESMRLLVRQHATLSPCWAKGKTTWLPLDIDASPFDNSDTKKEGVSRTYKGFDGFTPLFAYAGKEGYIVHAELRPGKQHVQDNMPSFLTTAIRRARPLTSSRLLVRMDAGNDAEANVHVCLKEDVDFVIKRNLRRESKALWFQIASQKGRRVDDGQTEGVQTYELCLPQTAAIDGHTYTYVQVTQVTERTMERNGQLMLVPNYEVESYWVRLEGYEHVRMSDVLALYHDHATCEQFHSELKSDLDLERLPSGKMKTNALVLVMGAFVYNLLRLIGQDLLSDPRHPLHHKVKRRRIKTIIQTVITMAGRLVRRSRQLWMKLTRRSGYSEPLLNIYIKWREGA is encoded by the coding sequence ATGAAAGATTTCCCGATTCGGTTTGTATTGACAGATGAAGCGATTACTCCAAGTGCTGGGCTTGCTCTCGTGGGCTACTTACTGCACCAAACGAAGCTGGATAAGCGAGTAAACGCCCTTCGGCTCCCAACGGTTCGTCGAGATGTGCACATTTCCCATAGCGACGTCATTCGCTCGATGATCGGCTTGCTTGCCACAGGAAAAACGGATTTTGATCATATCGAAGCGTATCGTCAGGACGATATCTTTTCGACATCAATGGGCATTCGGCACGTACCTTCCTCCCCAACGTTGCGACAGCGACTCGATCAGCTCGCTTGTCTTCCGATGACCGAAGCAATCATTTGGGAGGAATCGATGCGTCTGTTGGTTCGACAACACGCTACCTTGTCCCCTTGTTGGGCGAAAGGGAAAACGACATGGCTTCCCCTTGATATAGATGCTTCCCCATTTGACAACTCCGATACGAAGAAAGAAGGAGTGAGTCGAACGTATAAAGGATTTGACGGTTTTACGCCGTTGTTTGCGTACGCAGGGAAGGAAGGGTATATCGTTCATGCCGAGCTGCGTCCAGGGAAACAACATGTACAAGACAACATGCCTTCGTTTTTAACTACCGCCATCCGTCGAGCTCGTCCGCTGACCTCGTCTCGTCTGCTTGTCCGCATGGATGCAGGAAACGATGCGGAAGCGAATGTGCACGTATGTCTAAAGGAAGACGTGGACTTTGTCATCAAGCGAAACTTACGCCGAGAATCGAAAGCGCTTTGGTTCCAGATCGCTTCGCAAAAGGGCAGACGCGTCGATGATGGACAAACAGAAGGAGTACAAACGTATGAGTTATGCCTTCCACAGACCGCAGCAATCGATGGACACACGTATACGTACGTTCAAGTCACCCAAGTGACGGAACGAACGATGGAACGAAATGGACAGCTGATGCTCGTTCCTAATTACGAAGTCGAAAGCTACTGGGTGCGCCTCGAAGGATACGAGCATGTTCGAATGAGTGATGTGCTCGCATTGTATCACGATCATGCGACATGCGAACAGTTTCATAGCGAACTGAAAAGCGACTTAGATTTAGAGCGACTTCCATCTGGGAAGATGAAAACGAATGCGCTCGTGTTAGTCATGGGAGCATTCGTGTACAACCTTCTTCGTCTGATTGGACAAGATCTATTAAGCGATCCGAGACATCCATTACATCATAAAGTGAAACGCCGCCGCATCAAGACGATCATTCAGACGGTGATCACGATGGCAGGACGACTCGTTCGCCGATCGCGGCAACTATGGATGAAGTTGACGCGAAGGAGTGGCTATAGCGAGCCCCTTCTGAACATTTACATAAAATGGAGAGAAGGAGCATAA
- a CDS encoding restriction endonuclease PLD domain-containing protein codes for MLYNKQPLSNQTAYKQMLRLTGALSNLFSESDSPYLVSRSVENAFCEAFGAENLGRADCSADASLHGVGVGIKTFLHGNGRTLQKIAEFNRDSDLYRNKSYKELVYIIAKLRNERIEFTKRAYNLHTMIYHCVTRLPGKILIYEMPMDLIDVSNIKNIEVSNNKNTITFEDGRNEYSFNITKSTLYKRFYTNIPLAEINVEILPNPYTMLARLFNLTLEPIVREETVPYNNLKAKEYILLPLFSDRGAKRHVPEKSGLNQWNAAGRPRNPNEIYIPIPSWIHKVFPTFFPPRDQSFQLQLPDKSLLSAKVCQENSKALMSNPNSALGEWLLRKVMKLKEGELLTYDKLKILGIDSVIVYKHSEKHFSIDFCSIGSYDEFQNEFQKTKTNV; via the coding sequence ATGTTATACAACAAACAACCGTTAAGTAACCAAACTGCTTACAAACAAATGTTAAGATTAACAGGTGCATTATCCAATTTATTTTCAGAAAGTGATTCACCTTATTTGGTTTCTCGCAGTGTAGAAAATGCATTTTGTGAAGCCTTCGGTGCAGAAAATCTAGGACGTGCTGACTGTTCAGCGGATGCTTCATTACATGGAGTGGGAGTAGGCATTAAAACTTTCCTTCACGGTAACGGTCGTACACTTCAAAAAATTGCAGAATTTAATAGAGACTCAGATTTATATCGAAACAAATCATACAAAGAACTTGTTTATATAATTGCTAAACTTCGTAACGAAAGGATCGAGTTCACTAAACGAGCATATAATCTTCATACAATGATTTACCATTGCGTAACAAGATTACCAGGAAAAATACTTATTTATGAAATGCCTATGGACCTGATAGACGTTTCAAATATTAAAAATATAGAAGTCAGCAATAATAAAAACACAATTACATTTGAAGATGGGCGAAATGAGTACAGCTTTAATATCACTAAAAGCACTTTGTATAAGCGCTTCTATACCAATATTCCATTAGCTGAAATTAATGTCGAAATTCTTCCTAATCCTTATACGATGCTCGCAAGATTGTTTAATCTCACTCTAGAGCCTATAGTGAGAGAGGAAACTGTACCTTATAACAATTTGAAAGCTAAGGAATATATCTTGCTACCACTTTTTTCAGACCGCGGGGCCAAAAGACACGTTCCAGAAAAAAGTGGGCTCAATCAATGGAATGCAGCTGGAAGGCCGAGAAATCCAAATGAAATTTATATACCTATACCTTCTTGGATTCATAAAGTCTTCCCGACTTTTTTCCCACCACGTGACCAAAGTTTTCAGTTACAACTCCCAGACAAATCTCTTCTGTCAGCCAAGGTTTGTCAAGAAAACAGCAAGGCACTCATGTCTAATCCTAATAGCGCTCTCGGTGAATGGCTCCTCAGAAAAGTAATGAAATTGAAAGAAGGTGAGCTCCTTACTTATGATAAACTAAAAATATTAGGCATTGATTCTGTGATAGTGTATAAACACAGCGAAAAACACTTTTCAATTGATTTTTGTAGCATAGGATCATATGATGAGTTTCAGAACGAATTCCAAAAAACAAAAACTAATGTGTGA
- a CDS encoding helix-turn-helix domain-containing protein: MKVVEYLGTRIQNARERKGLSASEAAKLVGVSKSTWSLYESDKRTPSVDTLKIIAEKLDVSMDYLVGLKREMK; encoded by the coding sequence ATGAAGGTGGTTGAATATCTAGGAACACGTATTCAAAATGCACGCGAACGGAAAGGATTAAGTGCAAGTGAAGCCGCAAAATTGGTTGGCGTTTCGAAGAGCACTTGGTCATTATATGAAAGTGATAAACGCACACCTTCTGTGGACACTTTAAAAATCATTGCTGAAAAACTGGATGTTTCAATGGACTATCTTGTAGGGCTGAAGAGAGAAATGAAATGA
- a CDS encoding flagellar motor protein MotB, which yields MRYRKRGEVNYWMSYADLMSAMLMVFALLLMVVILDYRELLEKKEKQIKEVVSVKTEIIQALTEEFKKSNMSIEIDQQTGAIRFPGSILFKTNSSEISEEGKVFLKKFIPKYLGILLQDRFRNEISSIIIEGHTDKQGTYMYNMSLSQARAYSVLAYIYGDQFPNFKERELSKKYITANGRSFSSPLTNEKGQYDPERSRRVEFLFRLKEDEAIKAIEKLVNE from the coding sequence ATGAGGTACAGAAAAAGAGGAGAGGTAAACTACTGGATGTCTTATGCTGATCTTATGAGTGCAATGCTCATGGTGTTTGCCCTGCTGCTTATGGTTGTTATTCTTGATTATCGTGAGCTACTTGAAAAAAAAGAAAAGCAAATTAAAGAAGTGGTGAGTGTTAAGACAGAAATTATTCAAGCACTAACAGAAGAATTTAAAAAATCGAATATGTCTATCGAAATTGATCAACAAACCGGGGCGATTCGTTTTCCAGGAAGTATATTGTTTAAAACAAATTCTTCAGAAATCTCAGAGGAAGGGAAAGTATTTCTCAAAAAATTTATTCCGAAATATTTAGGGATTTTATTGCAAGATCGATTTAGAAACGAAATTTCTAGCATTATTATTGAAGGGCATACAGATAAACAAGGGACTTACATGTACAATATGTCTCTATCTCAAGCAAGGGCGTATTCTGTTTTGGCATATATTTATGGCGATCAATTTCCGAACTTTAAGGAACGGGAACTCTCGAAGAAATATATCACAGCAAATGGGAGAAGCTTTAGCAGTCCATTGACAAATGAAAAAGGACAATATGACCCTGAGCGTTCACGACGAGTAGAATTTTTATTCCGTCTGAAAGAAGATGAAGCGATTAAAGCCATTGAAAAGTTGGTGAACGAATGA
- the iscB gene encoding RNA-guided endonuclease IscB, with the protein MVFVLDTNKRPLAPCHEAVARKLLKQGKAAIYRRFPFTIILKKSVDESEIKATYRLKIDYGSRHTGLAILRGQEVVWLGQLDHRTDIKERIDKRRAFRRARRNRKTRYRKPRFLNRKRKEGWLPPSLESRMQNIKTWVERLRKICPIEHISYENAKFDTQLMRNPEINGVEYQQGTLQGYEVREYLLEKFGRKCCYCGKENVPLEVEHIIPKSRGGTDRIDNLCLACRDCNQRKGSQAAEEFGYPHIQEMVKKTLKDASVVNATRWKVYEVLKQSGCEVECGTGARTKMNRIRLGLPKIHYFDACCVGKSTPLQLHFKTKEVLFIKAKGRGSRSRTNLDRYGFPRGYLARQKYFFGFQTGDMVKANVPKGKYQGVWFGEVACRKTGSFDIKGKDGKRIAQGINYRYVQVIQRFDGYAYGKGVAELA; encoded by the coding sequence ATGGTTTTTGTGTTAGACACAAACAAACGTCCGCTTGCTCCTTGTCACGAAGCAGTTGCAAGAAAGCTGTTGAAACAAGGGAAGGCGGCGATTTACAGGCGATTTCCATTTACCATCATCTTGAAAAAATCAGTAGACGAATCAGAAATTAAAGCAACATATCGGCTAAAAATCGACTATGGAAGCAGGCATACAGGATTAGCGATTTTGCGAGGACAAGAAGTGGTATGGTTAGGGCAACTTGACCATCGCACAGACATCAAGGAAAGAATAGATAAAAGGCGTGCTTTTCGTCGAGCAAGACGAAATCGAAAAACAAGATACAGAAAACCACGCTTTCTGAACCGCAAGCGAAAGGAGGGATGGTTGCCACCATCGTTAGAGAGTCGTATGCAAAATATCAAAACATGGGTGGAACGTTTAAGGAAGATATGTCCGATTGAGCATATATCGTACGAGAACGCAAAGTTTGACACGCAACTCATGCGAAATCCTGAAATCAATGGTGTAGAGTATCAACAAGGTACGCTACAAGGATATGAAGTACGGGAGTATTTGCTTGAAAAGTTTGGGCGGAAGTGTTGTTATTGCGGAAAAGAAAATGTTCCACTTGAAGTGGAGCATATCATTCCAAAATCGAGAGGTGGAACAGACAGAATAGATAACCTCTGCCTTGCGTGTCGAGATTGTAACCAAAGAAAAGGAAGTCAAGCCGCAGAAGAATTCGGGTATCCACATATTCAAGAAATGGTCAAAAAAACGCTAAAAGACGCAAGTGTAGTGAATGCCACTCGATGGAAAGTGTATGAAGTGTTAAAACAAAGCGGATGCGAAGTAGAGTGTGGAACAGGCGCACGAACGAAAATGAATCGAATACGATTAGGACTACCGAAAATTCACTATTTTGACGCTTGTTGCGTGGGAAAAAGCACGCCACTCCAATTGCATTTCAAAACAAAAGAAGTGTTATTTATCAAGGCAAAAGGGCGTGGCAGTCGTTCACGCACAAACCTAGACAGATATGGCTTCCCAAGAGGTTATCTTGCAAGACAAAAATATTTCTTTGGTTTTCAAACAGGGGACATGGTTAAAGCCAACGTACCAAAAGGGAAATATCAAGGCGTTTGGTTTGGCGAAGTCGCATGTAGAAAGACTGGAAGTTTCGATATTAAAGGTAAGGACGGAAAGCGTATCGCACAAGGAATAAATTATAGATATGTCCAAGTCATTCAGCGATTTGACGGATATGCTTATGGAAAGGGGGTGGCGGAACTTGCATAA
- a CDS encoding DEAD/DEAH box helicase — translation MKVILTPTEGGIHLSFQVQDGKTVRDVRLPLSKEEIETYYRYNGFQQYVAWEELFDAGVLVDSVLPYDHYYELLRDEQGRETLRTLSLPIEETEVDGQLLLQSLPQEGQLALRLFDKSGRNLDRIGRPIGAFYHVKDELYLLPEKVYHLKKALSQSYESGYQKVGICQQLAKEAGIQLEHFLENETYHVVDQYDLDIKVHSHDHIELVPVGRNELETMYLNQPLLEKGFKNGEKRDRFVRTPRVHEDLVHLSKKRHIFGEEVPLFFENPAAVLPEHDYLIDLEKFSDRVKGIVQIERVRPISHEGTGLKWFDETSGMQVPYDIEFLRELMMKHPHQQYVEYNGKWIYLDPALRRKLLELPQDVDEPLKRHFMLDIKDNEEALEYKVDTAKEESFYHYPIPDGLRATLFDHQVEGFRWLCNLADQGRGGLLADDMGLGKTIQVITFLLHQKNKNQLGPTLLVLPIALIENWIEEISKFAPELMNKLYVHKGSQRIKSAEFISQFDIVMTSYDTLKIDQLLLGKVKFQAIICDEAQNIKSHTSQRSRAIRAMQAQFRLAMTGTPVENSLDELWAIMDFVQPGAMGSLKEFRAKFVETMNYDGLLKVLQPYYLRRTKQQILDDRLPKKYVVEPFYVEASLIQQDIASSMLATKEMGQIAILNMLMRLRQLYGHPGAIISQYENLSYAEVPKLKQTIEIIEKIKEKNEKVIIFTEFRKLHFILKRLFMSMYGISVPVIDGDTPNRQEIVRRFNEVPGFGIMILSPKAAGVGLTITSANHVIHYTRWWNPAIENQATDRVYRIGQQKDVYVYHIITTDKKNFPNGTVEELMHELLENKRDLAENPESVMD, via the coding sequence ATGAAGGTGATTTTGACACCGACTGAGGGCGGGATTCATCTATCGTTTCAAGTGCAAGACGGAAAAACAGTTCGTGATGTTCGTCTTCCGTTATCTAAGGAGGAGATTGAAACGTATTATCGATATAACGGCTTTCAACAATATGTAGCGTGGGAAGAATTGTTCGATGCAGGGGTGCTCGTTGATTCGGTCTTACCGTATGATCATTATTACGAACTGTTGCGTGATGAACAAGGACGGGAAACGTTGCGCACATTATCGTTGCCTATAGAAGAAACAGAAGTAGATGGACAGTTATTATTGCAGTCCTTGCCGCAAGAGGGGCAGTTAGCTTTGCGATTGTTTGATAAAAGTGGACGGAATTTAGACCGAATCGGTAGACCGATCGGTGCTTTTTATCATGTGAAAGACGAGTTGTATTTACTTCCAGAAAAAGTATATCACTTAAAGAAAGCACTTTCGCAAAGTTACGAATCAGGGTATCAAAAAGTTGGCATTTGTCAACAACTCGCAAAAGAAGCAGGCATCCAATTAGAACATTTCCTTGAAAACGAAACGTACCATGTGGTTGATCAATATGATTTAGACATTAAAGTGCATAGCCATGATCATATTGAGCTAGTTCCTGTTGGAAGAAATGAGTTAGAAACGATGTATTTAAATCAACCGTTACTCGAGAAAGGATTTAAAAACGGGGAGAAAAGGGATCGTTTTGTTCGTACTCCGCGTGTTCACGAAGATTTAGTTCATCTAAGTAAAAAGCGGCATATTTTTGGGGAAGAGGTACCGTTATTTTTTGAGAACCCGGCAGCGGTATTGCCAGAACATGATTATTTAATTGATTTGGAGAAATTTTCTGATCGTGTGAAAGGAATTGTACAGATTGAGCGAGTTCGGCCAATTTCCCACGAGGGTACCGGGTTAAAATGGTTTGATGAAACGAGTGGGATGCAAGTTCCTTATGATATAGAGTTTCTGAGAGAGTTAATGATGAAGCATCCGCACCAGCAATACGTGGAATATAACGGGAAATGGATCTATTTAGATCCTGCGCTTCGTAGGAAGCTACTTGAGTTGCCGCAAGATGTTGATGAGCCTCTCAAGCGTCATTTTATGCTTGATATAAAAGATAATGAGGAAGCGTTAGAGTATAAAGTTGATACTGCTAAAGAGGAGTCGTTTTATCATTATCCTATTCCAGACGGGTTACGAGCTACCTTATTCGATCATCAAGTGGAAGGATTTCGTTGGCTCTGTAACTTGGCAGATCAAGGGAGAGGCGGATTGCTTGCGGATGATATGGGGCTTGGCAAAACGATTCAAGTCATCACATTTTTATTGCATCAAAAAAATAAAAATCAATTAGGCCCGACTTTATTAGTTCTTCCCATCGCCTTAATTGAGAATTGGATTGAAGAGATCAGTAAATTTGCTCCGGAATTGATGAATAAGTTGTATGTTCATAAAGGCAGCCAGAGAATTAAATCTGCTGAATTTATTTCGCAATTCGACATTGTCATGACGAGCTACGATACATTAAAGATTGACCAATTGTTATTAGGGAAGGTTAAGTTTCAAGCCATCATCTGTGATGAAGCGCAAAATATTAAATCACACACGAGTCAACGTTCGCGTGCAATTCGAGCGATGCAAGCTCAGTTTAGATTGGCGATGACAGGGACGCCGGTAGAAAATAGCTTGGATGAGCTTTGGGCTATTATGGACTTCGTCCAGCCGGGGGCGATGGGATCGTTAAAAGAATTTCGCGCAAAATTCGTGGAAACGATGAATTATGACGGGTTATTAAAAGTGCTTCAGCCTTATTATTTACGTCGGACAAAACAACAAATTTTAGATGATCGTTTGCCAAAAAAATATGTAGTGGAACCATTTTATGTGGAAGCATCGCTGATTCAACAAGATATTGCATCATCCATGCTGGCGACAAAAGAAATGGGACAAATCGCTATTTTAAATATGTTAATGAGGTTGCGACAATTGTATGGGCACCCAGGTGCAATCATCTCACAATATGAAAATCTCTCATATGCAGAAGTCCCTAAGTTGAAGCAAACGATTGAAATCATTGAAAAAATCAAGGAGAAAAACGAGAAAGTTATCATTTTTACTGAGTTTCGCAAATTGCACTTTATTTTAAAACGTTTATTTATGAGTATGTATGGTATTTCTGTTCCTGTGATTGATGGGGATACCCCGAATCGACAAGAAATTGTGCGACGTTTTAATGAGGTACCTGGCTTTGGGATTATGATTCTTTCCCCTAAAGCCGCCGGTGTCGGATTAACGATAACAAGTGCGAATCATGTCATTCACTATACAAGATGGTGGAATCCAGCGATTGAAAACCAAGCGACAGACCGTGTGTATCGTATCGGTCAACAAAAAGACGTCTATGTATATCACATTATCACAACAGATAAGAAAAACTTTCCGAATGGTACAGTGGAAGAGTTAATGCATGAACTGTTAGAAAACAAACGAGATTTAGCGGAAAATCCTGAATCCGTGATGGATTGA
- a CDS encoding DNA cytosine methyltransferase — protein sequence MSEKKYKVASLFAGIGGIDLGFEQAGAKVIWANEMDKNACITYRENFKHTLIEEDVRKVNEYSVPEVDILTAGWPCVAFSIAGRRHGMHYKCKSCGHEHLVTFEEYMGIPVCPECGGHTEAKDPRGTLFYDIIRFLRATRPKAFLLENVKNLKSHDGGRTFKVIEEMLHAEGYYFTSKVLNTMDYGNIPQNRERIFIVGFKDKRALASFNFPKPQPLTKTIDDILERGKKQEDKYYYTEKSQYYPMLTEAMRRKDTVYQLRRVYVRENQSNVCPTLTANMGTGGHNVPLILDDYGIRKITPREALSFQGFPKEFKIPEGMADSHIYKQAGNSVSVPVVRAIAENIIKALDSVYTDITDNYDTDTSSKVIEQSELFV from the coding sequence ATGTCTGAAAAAAAATATAAAGTAGCGAGTTTATTTGCAGGAATTGGAGGTATAGATTTAGGTTTCGAACAAGCTGGGGCGAAAGTTATTTGGGCGAACGAAATGGACAAGAATGCATGTATTACTTATAGAGAGAATTTTAAACATACTTTAATTGAGGAGGATGTTAGAAAGGTTAATGAGTATAGTGTTCCGGAAGTAGATATTTTAACAGCTGGTTGGCCTTGCGTAGCTTTTAGTATCGCTGGAAGAAGGCACGGTATGCACTATAAATGTAAAAGTTGTGGTCATGAGCATTTAGTGACTTTTGAGGAGTATATGGGAATCCCCGTCTGTCCAGAATGTGGTGGACATACTGAAGCAAAAGATCCTAGGGGTACTCTATTTTATGATATTATTCGATTTCTCCGTGCAACACGGCCTAAGGCATTTCTTTTAGAGAATGTAAAAAATCTCAAAAGCCATGATGGAGGAAGAACATTTAAAGTTATTGAGGAAATGCTACATGCGGAAGGGTATTATTTTACAAGCAAAGTTTTAAATACAATGGATTATGGTAACATTCCGCAGAATAGGGAGCGTATTTTTATTGTGGGATTTAAAGATAAGAGAGCATTGGCGAGTTTTAACTTTCCTAAGCCACAGCCTTTAACAAAGACAATCGATGATATTTTGGAAAGAGGAAAGAAGCAGGAGGATAAATATTATTATACTGAAAAGTCACAATACTACCCTATGTTAACGGAAGCTATGCGTAGAAAAGACACTGTATATCAGCTACGAAGAGTTTATGTGAGAGAGAACCAAAGTAATGTATGTCCGACACTTACTGCTAATATGGGTACAGGAGGACACAATGTTCCGCTCATTCTTGATGATTATGGAATAAGAAAAATTACCCCGCGTGAGGCGCTGTCGTTTCAAGGTTTCCCTAAGGAGTTCAAAATTCCTGAGGGAATGGCCGACTCACACATTTATAAACAAGCAGGAAATTCTGTCTCTGTTCCGGTAGTGAGGGCAATTGCAGAAAATATAATTAAAGCATTGGATTCAGTTTATACTGACATCACCGATAATTATGACACGGATACTAGCTCAAAAGTAATAGAACAATCAGAACTTTTTGTTTAA